CTCCTCTTTTGCGGTTGTAAGGTCAGACTTCATCGACTCAACAACCTTTTCAAGCTTAGAAGTTTCTTCCTTTAAAACGCAAACCTGGCCTTGTGATTCCTCAAGATCTTTCTCCTGCCTTGCAACCGTCTTCACCAGCGACTCAATCTTTTCTTTTAACGCAGCATTATCCATCTCCACCTCATGAAGCGCATGCCTGTTTTCCTCCAGCTGCGTCATAGCCGAGTCCAAAGACTCAGAAGAAGATTCCTTCAACTTGTTTGATTCTTCAACTTGCTTCTCAAGTTTATCAACCTCCTCCTTCAGCTCAGCTGCTAAGTTATTAGCACAAGATTCAACCATTTTAGCAGCTTCGAGATCCACATGGAGCTGTTCGATGGACTCTTCTTGATCCTTCAGAGTATTCTCAAGTATGCTTACATTCTCAAGCTTCCCTCTCAACATCTCAATCTCTGATTTCAGTTTACACACAACCTCATCTCCTTCATCACCTTTCTTCGCTTCCTCTGAGCCAAGCAACGCCTTCAACTGGCTTAACTCAGAGGAAAGAATCTCCGCCTTCTCAGCCTGCATTTCAGCAATCTTCGTTGCTTCCTCGGCATGGCTCAGCGCCTTGTTTTTAGCATCAGCAGTCATAGCCAACTCTTGCTGAATTCTCTGGAGCTCTTCCGTGGTAGAGAGAAGCGCTGAGATGTCCAACGCATGCTGGCTTCTTATAGACTCAACCTCTTTCTTCCACGAGGCTTCCTTTTTGTGAACAGATTCGATCCCCGCCTGTTCTAACTCAACGGCTCGAAACTTCTCAATCTCGGAGCTCTCCTCTGCACGCTGCTGAGCCGCCAATGCCTCCTTGAGTTTCTCGTTAGCTTCTTTGTTGAGCTTCTCGAAGCCTTTGAGATCGTCAAGAGCTTTGGCTTTGTCTTTCTTGAGCACTGCTATTTGCTCATTAGCTTTCCTCAAATCCTCTTGGATCTGATTCAGCTGAGCCTGTAGCTCAAGTCCCTTCCCTAACCGTGACTGCGACTTCTGAAACACCAAAAAAAGAAGAAATAAATCAGTTAAAAATAGTCTTTCCAAATTTGGAATATTAGAAAGAGAAGGTTGACTTGCCTCAGGAGGAGTGGGAACTCTTGCAGTTCTGCGATCAGGAGTAGGCTTGGAGTTAACAGATTGTGATGCCTCGGGAGGAGTAGGAACTCTTGCAGTTCTACGATCAGGAGTAGGCTTGGAGTTAACAGATTGTGGGGAACGGTCTAGTGAGAGACGAGTGCTGTGCAGTGAAGATGGCGAACTGCCATCTGATTTAGTTCCTCCTGTTGTTCTATTTAGTCTTGGTGGTGGCGGTGATGGTTTGCTACGAGGAGTCTCCATTAAACCAGTTCTGCATTATCAGAAAGGTACAATGTCACAATCACATTAATGGGCAATAATGGAAACAAACAGACAGACAATCATGGTTTGTATTGCTAGGATCCATCTCAGTTAAGAGATCTACTAATAAGCATCTAAAATGAACAAATGTACTTCAGTTATATCAAGAAAGCATATTTTTAGACAGTACATTGAATGATCTGACAAAGTGACAGAACATATTGCAGAATTCACAGTGACCAAATTAAAGATTAAGACTTTTTTTAAAGACAAGCAAGTCTACAAGTGACTCCAATTTTGTGCAAGATCCAAACCAGATTTTTGGAAAAGAAAAGTTCAGATAAAATTGAATGCAACAAATAGAAAACAGATCACTATATATTCCCAGAAGAAGCTGCCCAGAGAGAATGTGACCCACACAGAATCCAAAAAAAAAAACCAGAACTACAATTCCGACAAAGAAAACAGAAGACAGCATCTCCGATCCAATTATCTTCCAAGTTCAGCTAGTTTGGACCTTCTAGAAAGTACAAACAAACAGACAAAAAAAACACAAAAGAGAAGGAAAAAAATCATACTTGGTTCTGGATGCCATAGTTGCTGAAAAAAAGATCACAAGGAGCCAGATAGATTTGGAAACTCAGAACAGAAGAAAATAGGAAAGTGCCGAGAAATCTCAGGCTGCTAGATCTCCGGCATTGCTAGTAAACAGAAACCCACAGATCGGTTATGGTCTCTTCTTCACTGGGTCAGATTGCTTCTCCAGAAAGTCTTCAACTTTTTAGGCAAAAAGAACAAAAGAGATTCAGAGTAGTAGTAGGAGAAGTATTTTGGTAGTGGGGTTAATGGTGTTCTCAGAGTGGTGGTACCCCTCTCTCTCTCGTCTTTTTCTTTCACTTTCCCGGTTTAATTTTTTCAATTAACAAAATAAAAAAATACGTGTCAAATTACGGAAATGACTATGGCTTAAAGTTATTGCATTTGCCTGTATTAAAGGGAATGAAAATAATAATAACAACAATAAAGTGATGTGTGTTGTGGACCTAACATATATGAATGGTCGTTGCTCATAATGTGGGCAGCAGAGAAGAAAAATCTCAAAACTCCAGCGATCTGATTTACAAATCTTGAGATCCATTTTGAAGTCCTCATGTGGACTGCATGTGCCTTTTAATGATTTGTTTATTTTTACAATAATTCATTCATACAACTCATACATTATTATCAATTCAGATTCTTTTTGCTCCTTGTGAATTTGTGTGTGTAGTGTAAGTATTTTATGTATTGGAGGAGGCCATCTAGTGTATACATGTTTGATTATTTTGTTAAGGAAACACATATATGGATTTGAAACCATTTAGAATAAACTAACTTTTAGTTTTGTAAACAATGCCAGCTTAGATGATCTTTAGTTCTCTTTGGTATGTCGACATATATGTAAATGAAGAAATCTTCTTGGTTTAGCATTATCTTTTTGTGATTAACTGATTAACACTGGAAGTGGAAGCTGTTAACTTTAGTCAAAAATGACGATAGTTTTAAAAATCTTGTTTGAAATGTTCAAAAATAATGATAATAGTATAGTTTAACATCAATATCCTGTGTGTTGATTCTGTTTGCACCTAATCTTTATACCTTTTCGTAAAGTTAATCATGTGATTGAAAGATGTTTTTTTTTCAAGAAAAGAATACAATTACGAATGAAGTTAAGTAACAAAATCAAAATCACACTATTCATTTATCTTTGATCATTCTGATTTGTAAACTTAGAACGCACGTCAAAATTGGGGTTAGTTAAAGACTTTTATTCGTTTACTTTATCGTCTCTCAGATGAGATTTCCCTTTCCCATATAAATCAAATTGTTGGTTCAGCTGTTGATCGTTTGATGGGAACATAAAAATATTGTATAGTTTCGACTTTCGAGTTCATGAAGCATTTATTATCATTTTTCGTTGTAATTAGACGAATCATGAAACTTCAAGTATAACTTTTGTTGCCCAAGTTTTAAGTCCATTAAGATTATTGTCGTAAGATAACTAACTATGGGCCCAACGGTTCAGAAAGAAAGAGAGGCCCATTTCTACAGAAGTAATATACCATTTCTCCCACATCGCTAAGCCGAAAAGAAGAAGCTGCGTTTATATAGCTACAGAGTCATGAAGAGGGTTGTCCCTTCGGGGACATCCGATAAAATTGGAACGATACAGAGAAGATTAGCATGGCCCCTGCGCAAGGATGACACGCACAAATCGAGAAATGGTCCAAATTTTTTTTTTCCTTAAAAATTTCCAAAATCGATTTCTTCTTCTGGGTTTTCTTCGATTTTCTTTTTTTCTTTTGCCTGAAAAACCTGTGTCTTCGATGACTAAAGCAGTCTAAATCAGTTCGTTGCCGGAGATCCGATGGTCGGAAACGATGTTCTACTCTACGCCTCTGTTACTTTTATTTAGAAATTCCGGCGACAATGTGTGAACTAAGCTCATCCGGTTAAAAGGAAAATATAAATTCATCCGGTTAGTTTATCGGTTCGAATAAGCCGTCAGATCTGATTCATGTGCATTTTAGCTCTGAAAGCTAAACCTTCGTTATGGCTCCAATCCAATGTTAACCGGAGAAGTTTAGGATGTGAACTTTTAGCCAAAATTGTAATTATCTTTAAAAAAAACATAATTTCTTGACCAAGACTAAAACTAATTTGATTTCAGGATGGATATATTATCAGAAGAACCATGATCGATTAAATCATAAATCCAAAAAGTTTCATACTTGTTGGAAACACTTGCGTATTTATATGTTGTGAATGAAAAGAGGCCTATATACAAAAAATGTTACATACAACAAATATTCCAAAATGTTTCCACTGAATGAAGAAGAGATGATTACAAGTCATTTTGCAAAAGCACCACCACTGCCACATAGAAACAAAAGAATCATTGAAAAGCTAGAGAGATGATTTGGATCAAGACCCAACATCAGTTCGAACACCAGAACTTTTGAGAAGGAACTCATGTGAGCGAGCCAGCCTAACAGCGTCTTGAACCCTAAGCCTGGTTCCTTGTTGACCAACCACAGTGGCTGCAATCGTAGCTGCCAAGTCTCCCATTCCTTTCAAGTCAGTGACACCTCTCAAGATACCGTATAAGATCCCCGAAGCGTAAGCATCTCCAGCGCCGCACGTGTCAACCGGAACGCACGGGGACGGAGGAATGTATATGGCCTCTCCTTTAACTCCAATGTATGACCCGTTGATTCCGTCGGTCACTGAAACAAATGGGACAAAGTGGCTCAAGTACCTTGTCGCTGAGATTGGGCTCTCGTCTGCGGAGAAGTGACAGAAAGCTCTTGCTTCATCGCTGTTTGCAAATATAATATCTGCATAGTTGCCCACAATGTCCCTGAATCAAACAACAAGTTCACCAAATTTTAGATTCTAGCTACAAGAGCAAATAGACACAAGAATGGATTGAAGCAAAAGAAAGCTCACCAGAAGTCATCGTAATGCCTCTCTATGCAAGACACATCTGATGCAGTCACAGCAACAAGTGCTCCGTTTCTGTGGGCTTCTTCGCAGGCTTTTGTTATGGTTCTAATAGTATCAGGAAGCTCAAACAGATAGCCTTCCACAACAACGACATTTGTCTTGGATATCAAACTAGCCAAGCAAGAATCATAATTAACGACTGAAGATGTCCCCTGACAAATTAATACCAAATTGGGGTTTGTTGTTTAGTAATAAGCAGCAAACATTTGGATACTCAACGTGTTGCAATAAGAAATGGTACCTGATAGGCAAGCATAGTACGTTGTGCGTCAGGAGTGGTGAGAACTATTACTGTTCCAGTTGTTCCATCCATGATTGGAGCAGATAGAAAATTTACATTTGCTTGTCGTAGTTTAGTCCTATAGAACACATTATGGACTGCCCTCTTGTTAGTAATTTAAACCAAACACAAGTAAAAAAAAAAAGAAAGAATCATAAGAACTAACCCCAATACACAAGCTGAACAAACTATAGTCTAGTCTAGTGATTGACATAGATCAACCACCAAAATGTGAAACTGATCATCAGATCCATTGAATGATTGATAGTCTAATTCTAACATAATATATAACCTTCACTTCCAACAATGAAGAGAAGAAGAAAGTTGTGTACCTGTAAAAACTACCGAGAGGGTCACCAGCAATACTGCCTGCCATAGCGACATTTAAAGGGCGGTCACTGATGGAACGACAACCTAGTCTAGCCAAAGCAACAAGAGTGTTGGACAATGACCCTCCAGCCGCAGCCTTATAGGTGCAGCCATCCATTGCTTGTAAGACTCTACCCCTCTCCTCGTGATTTATAAGCTTCCTCGTTCCCTTTTGTAAGCCTAGTTTCTTTAGGAAGTCATCGTCCACAACTCCAGAGAAATCTACCTAAAACACAACAGACAGATAAAGCTAAAACTTTTATTGTGTGTTCAATGATATGTAGGCAGGAAAGAGACTAACCATGGCTTGGCCGAGACCCAAGACATCCCATCTATCAGGGGAAGAAGGTGAATGGTCATCATGTCCTTGTATCAATTCCTCGTCTTGACCTCCGATTCTCTCGATTTCTCCGTTTCTAGAAACCATTTGCCTCTTCTTATCCGCCGCCGTGGACTCAATCCTCCTCGAGCCTCTGAAACCGCCGAAAAACGAGCTCCCGGTTCTGCTGCTTCCGAGGGCTCCTTTGGGGTGATATAAGGAGTAAATAGAAGAGAGAAAGGAGGCATTTTTAGGAGCGGGGAAGGCGGTAAGAGTGAAGGAAGAAAGAGAGGTAGAGGATTGAATTGGGGATAGGAGAGAAAGTGCCATCGATATATACATAAAGAGTAAAAAACGTTTTCTCTTTCGTCTTTTTTTTTTAGGGATATAAAGAGAGGATGAAGAAGCTCACGTCTCCATGCAACACCCAAGAGGAAGGAACACTAGATAGAAAGTATGGTCTCTGCAACCTCTCTGAGGAGACCACGGTTTGTTTGAGAGGATAAAATGATTTCTTCTTTTTTTAATATTTAAGGATTAGTAATCGTGTTAAGAACAAGTACTCTTTTTTTCATAATGGTCTTGATTTTTGACTATTCAAACTAAATATTCTGAATCAGCATTTTGACCATTCCTCTTATCTTCTTTTTATCCCCAAACTACAATCTTTGCTTAACCTTGAAATTTGAAAAGTTTTAAGTCTTTAAACCCCAACCTTACATTTGTTTCTTCAAACTTGATGCCGCCATATGCCTATGTTTAGCATTTGCTAATTCTTCCTAATTCACACAATATCTTTTTGTACCACTCATTTGTTTGTCTCCTTATCTTATCTGGTTAGTTACCATTTATAGAGAATTCTCTCCACACAAAGTAAAATAAGCAGCAAAGTATTCATTCATTCCCGCCGCAAAAATCTTCAACAAACTAACTTTTCTTTACATCAAACATCAAAACAGAGATAACAAGGTCACAAAAATAAACAAAACCAAAGCTGACGCCAGAAAAAAAAATAAAAAATATTCTCTCTTAGAGTGAGCTACTCCAAAAGACCTCTTAGGACACTGATTCATTTTCTCGAAGAAAGCGGAAATACTAAAACCAAAAAGAAGAAGAAGAGAAGCAAGTATATGCACAATGCTCTAACTCTTAAACCTACAATATGTTTGGGAGCTGCGACTCCAATCTCTGCTGCAACTCTTTCACCTTCTGTTGAAGCTCAATCTTCTGCTCTTTATAGCTCCTAAGCAGATACTCTTTCCCGTCTATCACTTCTTTAAGCTCACTCACTTCCTTTCTCAACCTCTCTATTCTTTCTCCCTCCCTTGATCCCTTCTCCGCTGACTCGTAATTGTTCTCGCTGTCCATAAACCCGTTCCAAGGTGCAACAGGAGATGTCTTGCCATTGCTCACGCTGTGATCAGCGATTGCTTTTCTCAGTCTCTCAACTTCTCTTTCTGATTCGAACAGATCTCTGTTCATCGAGTCTAGCTGTGCCTGGAGATGGCTTGAGTGTGACATCTGCGCGTTATACGAGTTCTGCAGCTCTAGAATCTGTTCCTGCATTTCCAGGATCATGTCGTCACGCCTCTTCAGCTGTTGCCTTAGTTTCTGTATTACTTCTCGTTTGCTGAAGATGTCTGAGCTGGTTTCAGATACGCAAGGAGAATCCGAGCAGGTTGAGTGGTGATTGTATGGTCTAGGGGGAAGTTCCAGGCGATCAGGAGAAGAAGTCCACATGACTCCATTCTCTTTGCTGTATGATGGAGCAGGAACCGTCACAAGAGGCAGTGAAGTGTCAGATACAGATTCCATTTGCTCGTTTGTCTCCTCTTTTCCCTCCACATTCTCAGTTCCTATATACGAAAAAATCTGATGAGATCTGAGTGCTCTTGACTACGTGGATAGAGGAAAAGGATTCAGAGATTTGGATGATGACAAATTTTGTAACCATTGCTAGCATTCATAAACAAGACACAACCGTTGCTGGAGAAAATCTGGTTGATTATTACGTTCAATTAGTACTTAAACGATGACAGACCTTGTAACTAATTTTAGCAATCTATAACATCAAACTGAGAATCCCTAGTTTCCAACTTCATATATGAACAATTGAACATCAAGTGTATGTTCTCTAATCAGCCTTCAAAGACATCATTAGGCAAAGATCATAGACGCTAGAACTATGTAGCATCATTTTACACATTCTTCCAAAGAGGTTTTACTATATCTCACTCACACATCGTTTTCACTTCACATGTTGATGAAAGGAAACCCCAGTAAGAGATGATGCAAAGCCAATATAGTAGCATATAGCATTATTTCTTTTTAGTGGCGCACACAAAGATGTATAAGAAAATTCATCTGTAAGAAAGAAAAAAAAAAAAAGGAAGAGGAAAGTTACAAAGTCAGACCTGGAATGGAGCGGAAGCAGGAATAATCATTATTCTTTGCACAGGAAGACGTGGTGGAGGAGTGCAAACAACAACAACATCTTTGCCTCTCAGATGTTCCATTGGCTGCACAACAAGCTTCCATCAAGATACATTACAAAACATGTGAAGAAGCAGCAACGGAGAGAGGTTAAAGCAAGTACCTTTAAATCCAGGAGAGGCATTAGAGTGATGAGGAGGTTTGAAAAGAGGCGACTGCTTAAGCTTGTAGCCAAAGCGAATGGACAGAGTGCTCAACAAGGCTCCACCTGCAATTAGGATCCAATTAGGCCCTCCTTGACCACAAACTTTCTCAGCTCTCTGATGCTTGGAAAAGCCGTTTCTTGGTGTACTCATTGTAAGTCAAAACATAACCTACATCCACCGAATGCAAGAACACAACAGTATCATCAGCAGAGAAAAAGAGAGAGACAAATAAACCTCATCTACAGTCCACAAACCGACAAACAGTTACCAAAGGAATCAAAAAGCGAAAGGACAGTCCAGGAAGAGTAATCAAGATGTTGACGCCATGATTAGAGAAGAGGATTAAAAGTCTCCCCGAAACGGCAAATATACAAAAGCACAAGGATACTACTTGACTTGAACATGAAGCTAAATTAAAATTATTAAAAAAAAAAACAAACAAACTAGCATTAATATTATTGATAAGAGGCTACTAATTGCTAATCCCTAAACCCTAGAACGACACTAAACATCGCAATCAAGAACAACGAGAGAGAAAATCGAAGGCAGGGAAGGAGGGAAAAAGAAAACTCAAAATCGATTGAGAGAGTGAGTGAGTGAAGAGAGGATTATAATCGCAATATGAACGAACGAACCTCATAAGAAAAATAAATGGAGATTAGAGCTCCATAATCTCCGGCTTTTTGACTTTCAATGTTCAGCTCGCTCTTCTCTCGTCTTTGCAGTTTCTTTAATCAATCGGAGAATATTGATATAAGATTCCGGGAACAATCTGAGTTTTCGGGCGATGATGATTATCGAGAAAAAAAGTTAACTGTAAAACCCAGAAAAGAATGAGAGAGAGAGAGAGAGGTTGAAGAAACAGCGCCTCCCACTCTTTGGCTCATTCCTTCACTGTTTATCGATTTATTATCAAAAAAGAAAATTAAAAAAAAAAAAAAATCTCTAAAGTCACCGCACGCGTACACCACGTCCCATGGATGACGCTCACGGTGGTTAGAGAGTAATTCACCCTCAACACCTTGACTTGTTGTTTATCTATGTGTTAATTATGAGTGTATTCTTTTTCCTAGTTTATACTTTATAGTATGCTCACATTAAAAATACTTTATAGAATAGTCCTGGTGGTGGTGTACAACTAGTGACTGCCAGCTCGATCTTCTATGTGATTAATCATATGATTATCCTAACTGGAAACCTAACAGAGATAGGAGTGTTTGACAACCATTTAGAGTGCCCACATTCTTGAAAACCAAAGGCAAACCAACTTCAACTGAAATTCAACACTTGACCAACTTTTATAAGTCATAAAGACACCAAAGTGTAGAACTTGCAACATTTTCATATATATTCACATCACCAAGATGATTAAAAAAAAAACCCAAGGGATCATCAAATCAGAAATGAGACATCAAGGCATTCAAAATCAAAATTACAGTACTTTTTAAAGTGGGTATTTAACAGTGAGCACATATTTAGTCAGCTTCATTGCTGTTATTAAAATGGGTGTTTAACAAATAACAGTAAGCTCTCTTTTAGACACGTTGAGACCTATGTTAGGACACGGGTTATATGTTATCAATTACTTTGGATTGATTAAGTTGGGCTTTTAATCACACTTGTAAAATAGTTACGTTTTTGGGCCATGAACAAAAGAAAGCCAAAGCCCATTAAAGAGTCCACAAATATATAATCTAAATGAAAAACTCTAAACCATCTTCTCCTGAGCTCCAGTGAAATATGCGGAGGAAAAAAGAATAAGAAGAGGAGGCAGCAGCTCAAGACAAGGGGTGACTGAGAACGCCCTAAACATCATGGTGTTGTGGGATGTCGAAAACAACCGGATTCCGATCAAATATTCAAGATCCGTGCCGTGGGTAAGCAGTTCAAAGCCTTCCTCAATGGCGATGTTGTGATAGAAGCATTCTCAGCCATAAGGGGCATTCTCAGCCATGAGGGGCACTCCTACCCATTGCCATTGAGGAAGGCTTTGAACTGCTTACCCACGGCACGGATCTTGAATACTTGATTAATGAGTTCAACAAAATCGGCAGTGATGTTGAGCATTTCAGAGTTGAATCCGAGGAGAAGCAGGCAGCCGATGAAGCTATCAAGGCAAGGATTGATGAGCTGATTGAACGGTTGGAAATAGACAATAAGCAAGGTAAACAACCAACTTCGGACACTGTTTCCAAAGTATTTCTCATCACTCCTTTGTCTAACATTGCTTTAGTCCTAAATCACCATATGTGTTTGCTTGT
This sequence is a window from Brassica oleracea var. oleracea cultivar TO1000 chromosome C1, BOL, whole genome shotgun sequence. Protein-coding genes within it:
- the LOC106308227 gene encoding uncharacterized sugar kinase slr0537-like, with the translated sequence MYISMALSLLSPIQSSTSLSSFTLTAFPAPKNASFLSSIYSLYHPKGALGSSRTGSSFFGGFRGSRRIESTAADKKRQMVSRNGEIERIGGQDEELIQGHDDHSPSSPDRWDVLGLGQAMVDFSGVVDDDFLKKLGLQKGTRKLINHEERGRVLQAMDGCTYKAAAGGSLSNTLVALARLGCRSISDRPLNVAMAGSIAGDPLGSFYRTKLRQANVNFLSAPIMDGTTGTVIVLTTPDAQRTMLAYQGTSSVVNYDSCLASLISKTNVVVVEGYLFELPDTIRTITKACEEAHRNGALVAVTASDVSCIERHYDDFWDIVGNYADIIFANSDEARAFCHFSADESPISATRYLSHFVPFVSVTDGINGSYIGVKGEAIYIPPSPCVPVDTCGAGDAYASGILYGILRGVTDLKGMGDLAATIAATVVGQQGTRLRVQDAVRLARSHEFLLKSSGVRTDVGS
- the LOC106308234 gene encoding uncharacterized protein LOC106308234; amino-acid sequence: MSTPRNGFSKHQRAEKVCGQGGPNWILIAGGALLSTLSIRFGYKLKQSPLFKPPHHSNASPGFKANGTSERQRCCCCLHSSTTSSCAKNNDYSCFRSIPGTENVEGKEETNEQMESVSDTSLPLVTVPAPSYSKENGVMWTSSPDRLELPPRPYNHHSTCSDSPCVSETSSDIFSKREVIQKLRQQLKRRDDMILEMQEQILELQNSYNAQMSHSSHLQAQLDSMNRDLFESEREVERLRKAIADHSVSNGKTSPVAPWNGFMDSENNYESAEKGSREGERIERLRKEVSELKEVIDGKEYLLRSYKEQKIELQQKVKELQQRLESQLPNIL